The sequence GTAATACGGGCAATAATAACAACAATAATAATGAGATTGGGTTGGAACCGACATTTACAAACGTAGTGCAGATCTTCACTCAAAATTGTGGGTCTTGTCACATCGGGGGATCTCAAAATGGTGTACGGCTGGATAGCTATGAAAATGTGATGAATAGTGTGGGCGATCAATATGGAACTGAAGTCGTTCAGCCTGATAATGCAGATGCAAGTCCGCTCGTAGATAAGATTGAACCCAATCCGCAATTTGATTCGAGGATGCCGGAAGGAGGTCCTTTTTTGTCCTCAGACAGAATCGATCAAATTAAAGAATGGATTAACCAGGGTGCGGAAGATAATTAGAAATCAAAGGATCAATATTATGAGATTATTAGCCCTGTCAGTCGTTGTTGTAACCCTGATTTTCTCATCAGAAGTTCAGGCCCAATCCTATATCACGGAAACCGGTCATGTAGAGTTTACCTCGAGCGTGCCACTGCATTCATTT is a genomic window of Balneolaceae bacterium containing:
- a CDS encoding cytochrome c → MNKKTKRFTISQLLSTIPFWVISLSLILMTACSDGGSTAPNNNDSNTGNNNNNNNEIGLEPTFTNVVQIFTQNCGSCHIGGSQNGVRLDSYENVMNSVGDQYGTEVVQPDNADASPLVDKIEPNPQFDSRMPEGGPFLSSDRIDQIKEWINQGAEDN